The nucleotide window ACCAGATCCTGCAGATCGATGGCAAGAACTGCACGGGCTGGAGCAGCGACAAGGCGCAGCGGGCGCTGAAGAAGGCGTCCCCGGAGAAAATTGTCATGGTGGTGCGGGACAGgtgagcgggcgggcgggcgggcaggcgaTGCCGCCGCCAGTGCCGGTGCTGACCGCGCTCTCCCCGCAGACCTTTCCAGCGCACCGTCACCTTGCACAAGGACAGCAACGGCCACATCGGCATCGTGGTCAAGAAGGGGAAAATCGTGTCGCTGGCCAAGGACAGCTCTGCCGCCCGCAACGGCCTCCTCACCCACCACTGCATCTGCGAGGTGAACGGCCAGAACGTCATCGGCATGAAGGTAGGGGCTGCGCGCAACCGGCGGTGCCGAACTTGCCCGGGGGTGCCCGGGATCCGGCCGGGGGAGCCGTAAGGAGCTGCCACGCCACGGTGGGCAGAGCCGGGCATCCCACGGGACCCACCCGCTCTCTCCCACAGGATAAGCAGCTGACGGAGGTGCTGGCGGGGGCCGGGAACGTGGTCACGCTGACCATCATCCCCACCGTGATCTACGAGCACATGGTCAAACGGTGAGACCGTGGGGCCgcggtgcccacccccacccTGCCGTGGCCCCACGGGACCCTCCAAGGGGCCGCCCCGACTCCCCCGGCTGAGCGCCCGTCCCTGTGCCTAGGCTCTCGGCGGGGCTGGTGAAGTCAGCCATGGACCACTCCGTCCCTGACCTCTGATGCGGTCACTGCCGTCCCCAGAGGGCTGATGCTGGAAGCTTGGAGGGGCTGCGAAGGTACCCCCCGCAGCATCCCCAAAAGAAGCTGGCTTAGCACAAACCCCCTCATCCCTACAGAGGCTGGTGGCCGCCGGGTGGCACGGGGGAACTGCCAGCCTGCGatgtcctctcctccctttcaccggcagggatggggcatgtgcCTCCCACCGTCCtggggtccccgtgtccccccgtgtccccgccTGGGCCAGCCCCCCTCGGGGCAGACGCCAAAGGCTGGCTCCAGCCAAAGCAGACACAGACCCAGCGACGTTTATTACATCCACCACAGACAGCGAGTACAGGACAGGGGAAACAAGAAAAGGGGGGTTACAGCTTTTTcagttctgtatttaaaaaatatattgtatagatttgtctttcaaatataatCGTTACATTTATTTCTTGGCAAAGCTTTGGATAGTCTAACAGACGTGTACACAGATCCACAAATACATTGCACAAGAGGCGTATATCCTAGCTCCGCTTACATCGGCCGCCCCGGCTGTCTCGCCACCGTTTCTCCCCCAGTACTTCACCCGGCACCCGGTGCTGTGCCAGCGGTTGCCGCCGCCTCCGCCACCCCCAGTGCGGGCAGAGCCGGTGCCCCGCGTCCTCCCAGCCGCCGGACGGGGGATGCGGGGAAGCGCGGGGCATGTGGGACGCGGTGTGAGCCCCTACGGGGACCGGTGGGTGCCGGCACGTGGAGCATCGCTGGCTCCCAGGGCACCCGGCcggtggcacccatgggtggtgGAGCGGGGTGGGATGGGGAAACACGGTTAATTCAAGTCACGAAGAAGCCACAGACATTCGTGGGGGTGGGAGCGCCGCGCGCCCGGGGGAGCCCCAAGTCTCGCATCTCGCCAGCCCCCGCTGAGCAATCCTTGctgtctttgcttttcaaaaaaaaaaaaaaaaaaaaaggcatttttttttttttcttcttcttttccggAGGCCACCAGCAAAGCAGGGATTCGGCTGGGGGGCCAGGGCAGGCCAAGATGCTCGGCTCTGcctgcacagctctgcctgcacccctcgCTGCCTCCCAGCAAAGGCATCCCCGAGCTCCAGCACACGGTGGGATCACCGGCATCGCCAGCATCACCTCTGCCAAAACCACGAGAGCCCCCGGTCCCGCTCCGTGGCGgccagagccagggctgggggttTCCCCCCTCCAGCTCACCGCCACCTTGGTCCCCCCAACAACCGGGCTTCAGtctgtaccaaaaaaaaagtgaatatagTGCAAAGCAAAGGGAGGGAGGGACCGAAGCTTCCCCCGGGGCTGCTCGGCCTCGCTCGGCAGCGCGGGAGCCGCAGTCCGGTTCCATCCCAGTGCGGGCAGGCATCTCCCAAGCAATGGGCGGCTTGAAGAGAGCCCGGCCAGGGCACCGTCCCACCGGAGGGAGGAGGACGGACACCGAAGCGGGTCAGCGGGCCGGGGCGAAGGTGCCCCACAGGCTCCCACTGCCTCCCGAACCAGTCCGGAACTGGTCCCTGTGTCCAGGCGGGTTCCTGCCATCCTCTTGCCCGCAGCCAGACTTTGCTGTTGCGGTGCAACCCGTACCCAGAGCATGAAATGCAcccggggtgggggtccctgCTGCGGCCCCCCCTGGTTCTCTCTGCTGTTGTGCGGCTCCTCGCCATTGCCCATCcgtggcagggctggctgtgggaCAGAGCAAGGACAACTGGAAAGCGAGTGCAATGAAGGGAGAGCCCACCCGGAGGGGTGCagccctgtaacacccccccccgccagcagctGGAGGCACAGCGGCGTCCatcgggcagggggctgcagcacgATGCTCGGTGCCGCATCCCACATCGCCGCTTGGCACCTCTCTTCCAGCAACGgtcctttccctcctccaagacaaaggagctgggaagggggggggcagcACACCCCGATGCACCCACAGAATCCCCCCCCGgccctttcccaccccccccagggctgCCTAACGAGCCAGAGCCAACGAAGGACCCCGGGAGAGcggggacatggcgggggggcTTTACAATCAGCGGTCGTGTCCGTGGGGGCGGGCTGGGGGTGtcggggtgcggggggggtgggggtgtcagggCTGGGCGCTGCCCCCGGGGCTGGCGACGGGGCGACAGCCCATCCTGCGGATGGAGTGGAGGGCCACGGTGCAGCAGCCCCGCAGCAGCGAGCTGATGTTGTAGATGGGCTGACCCTGCCGGCGCTGCGAGCGGCACAGCCAGGCCACCGTGGGCACCGCCGGCACCACCACCGCCAACAGATCCACGATGAAATGGCGGCTCCAGTAGCTCTTGGAAGGGGCGGCCTCGCAGCCGGTCACCTCCGTCGTCTCCTCCTCCGCCACGCAGGCGATGGCCACGGAGGGGCTGGCGCCGGGGGGCTGCCGCACCGCCGGGTTGCAGGGGGTACCCCCCTCGGCCCCGGCACCCGCCGCGGCGGCGTCGGGCTCGGCTGCCGGCAGGTCCGTGGTCCCGGCGGGGTTGGAGAGCTCGGGGCCGGGCATCACGTCTTCCATTTCGGAGACCCAAGCCGAGGTGGGGCTGCCTAAGCTGCAAGCCTGGGACTTCATCACCTTCTCCAGGATGGTGTCCAGGTCGGGCTGGCAGGGCACGAAGTCCGTCTGGATGGCCCGTTCCTGCATGCAGCTGGCCTGCACCCCAGCCTCCAcgccgccccgcagccccagcagctTCTCGTAGGTGGAACTGGGGGGCAGGCGGCCGCCGGGCTCGCCTCCCACCTCCAGCGGGTCCGTGTGGCCGGGAGCATCCTCCGCCCCCGCGAAGCCGCTGTCGGCCCCCTCGTCCAGCGAGATGGTCTGCGAGCCCCCCACGTTGCGGTCCCCGGCCCCCTGGTCGCTCAGCTTGGTGTAGGTGGAGCTGCGGGTGAGGGATCGGGCCGGGGACCCCCCGGCCGACTCGCCGGCCCCCTCCTCCTTCAGCACCCCGTTCTGCGCCACCTCCATGCTATGCAGCAGCGTCTCCAGCTTCTTGTTCTGGATGTTGATGTCCACGAAATACTTCTGGAGCCCCTTGTCCTTCTCCAGCAGGTTGTTCTTCACCGTGTCGATGACCTGCTTCAGCTGCTTGATCTCCTTGCGGGCTTCCTTCAGCGCCAGCTGGGCCTCCACGCGATGGCACTCCTCCTCGATCCAGTCCTCCTGCATCCGCGACAGCTGCGTCTTCAGGTCCTCGATCTCGGCGTCCCTGCGAGAGATGGGGAGGGCACCGCCGCGGTGctgagggggctgcggggccagccCCGTCCTCACGTGCCCGGCATGGAGTTGGAGCCAGATCACCCAGTAACACACGCGGCTGGGACCCGTGGATAGATCCGGTGGCTCAGGGACCCTCGGGAGTGATGCTCGGGGACCCTCGGGCGCGATGCTCGGGGACCCTCGGGCATGATGCTCGGGGACCCTCAGGAGCGATGCTCTCCTGGAGGAGGATGCAGAGCCCAGGGCTCCCAAGGGCTGCGTGGGGACGGGCAGGTGCCCCGGGTGGGCGCGTGGCAGCTGGCACGCCGGCGAGGACGTGCCTAAGCCCGAGAGGAGCAGATGGGGATTAGCCACCCTCTGACGCTGAAATTCAGAAAAAGCGTGGCAGAGGCTTAAACCGGGGGCGCAGGGGAGAGCGCAGCCACCGCAGGTGGGACGTATGGGCTCTGTGGTCCCTGAATCGGCGGCTCCCTGGTTGGATGGGCAGCAATGCCAGATGCCCACGTGCCTGCAACACCGCTGCAAAGCTGTGAACCCTGCGCCTGGGCATGAGCCCAAGGACAAGATGCAGGGCTGGGAACCGAGAGAC belongs to Accipiter gentilis chromosome 14, bAccGen1.1, whole genome shotgun sequence and includes:
- the SNPH gene encoding syntaphilin isoform X2 is translated as MSLPGSRRSSTGSRSRGVYGRSGFASFFKSSAPSATRPETQPLLPASRRPSPPGRDTYGTSSLSSSSNSGSCKGSDSSPTPRRSAKYNLCSDNHGIKPPTPEQYLTPLQQKEVCIRHLKARLKDTQERLQDRDAEIEDLKTQLSRMQEDWIEEECHRVEAQLALKEARKEIKQLKQVIDTVKNNLLEKDKGLQKYFVDINIQNKKLETLLHSMEVAQNGVLKEEGAGESAGGSPARSLTRSSTYTKLSDQGAGDRNVGGSQTISLDEGADSGFAGAEDAPGHTDPLEVGGEPGGRLPPSSTYEKLLGLRGGVEAGVQASCMQERAIQTDFVPCQPDLDTILEKVMKSQACSLGSPTSAWVSEMEDVMPGPELSNPAGTTDLPAAEPDAAAAGAGAEGGTPCNPAVRQPPGASPSVAIACVAEEETTEVTGCEAAPSKSYWSRHFIVDLLAVVVPAVPTVAWLCRSQRRQGQPIYNISSLLRGCCTVALHSIRRMGCRPVASPGGSAQP
- the SNPH gene encoding syntaphilin isoform X4, coding for MSLPGSRRSSTGSRRRSAKYNLCSDNHGIKPPTPEQYLTPLQQKEVCIRHLKARLKDTQERLQDRDAEIEDLKTQLSRMQEDWIEEECHRVEAQLALKEARKEIKQLKQVIDTVKNNLLEKDKGLQKYFVDINIQNKKLETLLHSMEVAQNGVLKEEGAGESAGGSPARSLTRSSTYTKLSDQGAGDRNVGGSQTISLDEGADSGFAGAEDAPGHTDPLEVGGEPGGRLPPSSTYEKLLGLRGGVEAGVQASCMQERAIQTDFVPCQPDLDTILEKVMKSQACSLGSPTSAWVSEMEDVMPGPELSNPAGTTDLPAAEPDAAAAGAGAEGGTPCNPAVRQPPGASPSVAIACVAEEETTEVTGCEAAPSKSYWSRHFIVDLLAVVVPAVPTVAWLCRSQRRQGQPIYNISSLLRGCCTVALHSIRRMGCRPVASPGGSAQP
- the SNPH gene encoding syntaphilin isoform X3; its protein translation is MSLPGSRRSSTGSRRRPSPPGRDTYGTSSLSSSSNSGSCKGSDSSPTPRRSAKYNLCSDNHGIKPPTPEQYLTPLQQKEVCIRHLKARLKDTQERLQDRDAEIEDLKTQLSRMQEDWIEEECHRVEAQLALKEARKEIKQLKQVIDTVKNNLLEKDKGLQKYFVDINIQNKKLETLLHSMEVAQNGVLKEEGAGESAGGSPARSLTRSSTYTKLSDQGAGDRNVGGSQTISLDEGADSGFAGAEDAPGHTDPLEVGGEPGGRLPPSSTYEKLLGLRGGVEAGVQASCMQERAIQTDFVPCQPDLDTILEKVMKSQACSLGSPTSAWVSEMEDVMPGPELSNPAGTTDLPAAEPDAAAAGAGAEGGTPCNPAVRQPPGASPSVAIACVAEEETTEVTGCEAAPSKSYWSRHFIVDLLAVVVPAVPTVAWLCRSQRRQGQPIYNISSLLRGCCTVALHSIRRMGCRPVASPGGSAQP
- the SNPH gene encoding syntaphilin isoform X1, which codes for MCRGCGPHLSLYRWPWGLNRCPGAEAHPCAGTLHRSHPTGAISLPSPPLSVAFNPQFPGAQDPRHCSDVSAGEQTLVHRIAQSSAPSATRPETQPLLPASRRPSPPGRDTYGTSSLSSSSNSGSCKGSDSSPTPRRSAKYNLCSDNHGIKPPTPEQYLTPLQQKEVCIRHLKARLKDTQERLQDRDAEIEDLKTQLSRMQEDWIEEECHRVEAQLALKEARKEIKQLKQVIDTVKNNLLEKDKGLQKYFVDINIQNKKLETLLHSMEVAQNGVLKEEGAGESAGGSPARSLTRSSTYTKLSDQGAGDRNVGGSQTISLDEGADSGFAGAEDAPGHTDPLEVGGEPGGRLPPSSTYEKLLGLRGGVEAGVQASCMQERAIQTDFVPCQPDLDTILEKVMKSQACSLGSPTSAWVSEMEDVMPGPELSNPAGTTDLPAAEPDAAAAGAGAEGGTPCNPAVRQPPGASPSVAIACVAEEETTEVTGCEAAPSKSYWSRHFIVDLLAVVVPAVPTVAWLCRSQRRQGQPIYNISSLLRGCCTVALHSIRRMGCRPVASPGGSAQP